One region of Anaeromyxobacter paludicola genomic DNA includes:
- the recF gene encoding DNA replication/repair protein RecF (All proteins in this family for which functions are known are DNA-binding proteins that assist the filamentation of RecA onto DNA for the initiation of recombination or recombinational repair.): MRLLSLAIRDFRNIASADLAPSPRATILIGENGQGKTNLLEAVYLLATLKPLRAGRLAELVRFGEAKAVVSGDFAGAGGSRTIAVEVDSTGRRATVDGKAQDRLDSYFEGLAAVCFSPDDLSLVKQGPEGRRRFLDRAAFNRWPAVLGEAREYLRALRSRNAALRGAVPEVEASFREPLVRAGARLLLRRRELLRELTPRVAAAFAEISGPGAPAVSLAYRGAGGLELSAGDEAELGARLGEILERRLARDLERGYTSAGPHMDDLVLGLNDRGARLYASQGQQRAIVLALKVAEIENLRHALGRPPLLLLDDVSSELDPQKNRYLLEYLATLPAQAFLTATDRRLLEPAAGPEATFYKVEAGRFGPLFP, translated from the coding sequence GTGAGACTCCTCTCCCTCGCGATCCGGGACTTCCGCAACATCGCCTCGGCCGACCTCGCGCCGAGCCCGCGGGCCACCATCCTCATCGGCGAGAACGGCCAGGGGAAGACCAACCTCCTCGAGGCGGTCTACCTCCTCGCCACCCTGAAGCCGCTCCGGGCCGGGAGGCTCGCCGAGCTCGTCCGCTTCGGCGAGGCGAAGGCGGTGGTGTCGGGCGACTTCGCCGGTGCCGGAGGATCGCGCACCATCGCCGTCGAGGTGGACTCGACCGGCCGCCGGGCCACGGTGGACGGCAAGGCCCAGGACCGGCTCGACAGCTACTTCGAGGGGCTCGCCGCGGTCTGCTTCTCGCCCGACGACCTCTCGCTCGTGAAGCAGGGCCCGGAGGGGCGGCGGCGCTTCCTCGACCGCGCCGCGTTCAACCGCTGGCCGGCGGTGCTCGGGGAGGCCCGCGAGTACCTGCGGGCCCTCCGCTCCCGGAACGCGGCGCTCCGGGGCGCGGTGCCGGAGGTGGAGGCGAGCTTCCGGGAGCCGCTGGTCCGGGCCGGGGCGAGGCTCCTCCTGCGGAGGAGGGAGCTGCTGCGGGAGCTCACCCCGCGCGTCGCCGCCGCCTTCGCCGAGATCTCCGGCCCCGGCGCGCCGGCGGTGAGCCTCGCCTATCGCGGTGCCGGAGGACTGGAGCTAAGTGCCGGCGACGAGGCCGAACTCGGCGCCCGGCTTGGCGAAATCCTGGAGCGCCGGCTCGCGAGGGACCTCGAGCGCGGCTACACCAGCGCCGGGCCGCACATGGACGATCTCGTCCTCGGGCTGAACGACCGGGGCGCGCGGCTCTACGCCAGCCAGGGGCAGCAGCGGGCCATCGTCCTCGCCCTCAAGGTGGCCGAGATCGAGAACCTCCGGCACGCGCTCGGCCGCCCGCCGCTCCTCCTGCTCGACGACGTCTCCTCCGAGCTCGATCCGCAGAAGAACCGCTACCTGCTCGAGTACCTCGCGACGCTGCCGGCGCAGGCGTTCCTCACCGCGACCGACCGGCGCCTGCTCGAGCCGGCGGCGGGGCCGGAGGCCACCTTCTACAAGGTGGAGGCGGGGCGCTTCGGTCCGCTTTTTCCCTAG
- the gyrB gene encoding DNA topoisomerase (ATP-hydrolyzing) subunit B: MLEGLEAVRKRPHMYIGDIGERGLHHLVYEVVDNSVDEAMAGRCDEINVTIHTGNSITVVDNGSGIPVGPHPTVQGMDTLDVVMTKLHAGGKFESNAYKVSGGLHGVGVTCVNALSEWLKVEVYRDGKVWAQRYERGNPAAKVSPIGETQRHGTKVSFKPDPTIFEVKEFSFETLSGRLRELAFLNAGLKITVEDERTGKRHEFHFKDGIREFVRYLNKSREALFDPPIALRQEIETERGAASVEIALQWNDGYDEKVFAFANNIHNHEGGTHLVGFKAALTRTINAYGTKNNLFKDLKDDVPSGDDMREGLAAVISMRLPGASFEGQTKTKLSNTEAKSIVEQMLNDRLNAFLEENPPIAKRICAKVSEAARARIAARKARETVRRKGALDGASLPGKLADCQSRDPAECEIFIVEGDSAGGSAKQGRDRRTQAILPLRGKILNVEKARFDKMLGSAEIATMITALGTGIGPEEFDPDKARYHKIVIMTDADVDGAHIRTLLLTFFFRQMPELVEKGYLYVAQPPLYRVQKGKKENYLKDQEAMDEFLLSFATAKSSLVAGEVTVEGSDLKKLAQDAIAYRALLDRADRRRDGRIVDAAIQVGDLDLALLKDHAALKQQADKIYEKAQKLHPELEVKAARIERDAEHDCDLLLFDTTVQGAPRETRLDFDYLSGPEWTELSALHANVAELGAGPHLLKTDAGEEEVDDVFAAVEALKRAATSGQTIQRYKGLGEMNPEQLWETTMDPAKRTLLQVRVDDTIDADEVFSVLMGDAVEPRREFIEKHALDVQNLDI, translated from the coding sequence GTGCTCGAGGGGCTCGAGGCGGTCCGCAAGCGGCCGCACATGTACATCGGCGACATCGGCGAGCGCGGGCTCCACCACCTCGTCTACGAGGTCGTGGACAACTCGGTCGACGAGGCGATGGCCGGCCGCTGCGACGAGATCAACGTCACCATCCACACCGGCAACTCCATCACGGTGGTGGACAACGGCTCCGGCATCCCGGTCGGCCCGCACCCGACCGTGCAGGGCATGGACACGCTCGACGTGGTCATGACCAAGCTCCACGCCGGCGGCAAGTTCGAGTCGAACGCCTACAAGGTGTCGGGCGGTCTCCACGGCGTCGGCGTCACCTGCGTGAACGCCCTCTCCGAGTGGCTCAAGGTCGAGGTCTACCGCGACGGCAAGGTCTGGGCGCAGCGCTACGAGCGCGGCAACCCGGCCGCCAAGGTCTCGCCCATCGGCGAGACGCAGCGCCACGGCACCAAGGTCTCCTTCAAGCCCGATCCGACCATCTTCGAGGTGAAGGAGTTCAGCTTCGAGACGCTCTCCGGGCGCCTCCGCGAGCTCGCCTTCCTCAACGCCGGCCTCAAGATCACCGTCGAGGACGAGCGCACCGGCAAGCGGCACGAGTTCCACTTCAAGGACGGCATCCGCGAGTTCGTCCGCTACCTCAACAAGAGCCGCGAGGCGCTCTTCGACCCGCCCATCGCGCTGCGCCAGGAGATCGAGACCGAGCGCGGCGCCGCCTCGGTCGAGATCGCGCTGCAGTGGAACGACGGCTACGACGAGAAGGTCTTCGCCTTCGCCAACAACATCCACAACCACGAGGGCGGCACGCACCTCGTCGGCTTCAAGGCGGCGCTCACCCGCACCATCAACGCCTACGGGACCAAGAACAACCTCTTCAAGGACCTGAAGGACGACGTCCCGTCCGGCGACGACATGCGCGAGGGGCTGGCGGCCGTCATCTCGATGCGCCTGCCGGGCGCGAGCTTCGAGGGGCAGACCAAGACCAAGCTCTCCAACACCGAGGCGAAGAGCATCGTCGAGCAGATGCTCAACGACCGGCTCAACGCCTTCCTCGAGGAGAACCCGCCCATCGCCAAGCGCATCTGCGCCAAGGTCTCCGAGGCGGCGCGCGCCCGCATCGCCGCCCGCAAGGCCCGCGAGACGGTGCGCCGCAAGGGGGCCCTCGACGGCGCCTCGCTCCCCGGCAAGCTCGCCGACTGCCAGTCCCGCGACCCGGCCGAGTGCGAGATCTTCATCGTGGAGGGCGACTCCGCAGGCGGGTCCGCCAAGCAGGGGCGCGACCGGCGCACCCAGGCCATCCTGCCGCTCCGCGGCAAGATCCTGAACGTGGAGAAGGCGCGCTTCGACAAGATGCTCGGCTCGGCCGAGATCGCGACCATGATCACCGCGCTCGGCACCGGCATCGGGCCCGAGGAGTTCGATCCCGACAAGGCGCGCTACCACAAGATCGTGATCATGACCGACGCCGACGTGGACGGCGCCCACATCCGCACGCTGCTCCTCACCTTCTTCTTCCGGCAGATGCCGGAGCTGGTGGAGAAGGGCTACCTGTACGTGGCCCAGCCGCCGCTCTACCGCGTGCAGAAGGGGAAGAAGGAGAACTACCTCAAGGACCAGGAGGCGATGGACGAGTTCCTCCTCTCCTTCGCCACCGCCAAGTCGTCGCTCGTCGCCGGCGAGGTGACGGTCGAGGGGTCCGACCTCAAGAAGCTGGCGCAGGACGCCATCGCCTACCGCGCCCTCCTCGACCGCGCCGACCGGCGCCGCGACGGGCGCATCGTGGACGCCGCCATCCAGGTGGGCGACCTCGACCTGGCGCTGCTCAAGGACCACGCCGCGCTCAAGCAGCAGGCCGACAAGATCTACGAGAAGGCGCAGAAGCTCCACCCGGAGCTCGAGGTCAAGGCGGCTCGCATCGAGCGCGACGCCGAGCACGACTGCGACCTGCTGCTCTTCGACACCACCGTGCAGGGCGCGCCGCGCGAGACCCGGCTCGACTTCGACTACCTCTCCGGCCCGGAGTGGACGGAGCTCTCCGCGCTCCACGCCAACGTGGCCGAGCTCGGGGCGGGGCCGCACCTCCTCAAGACCGACGCCGGCGAGGAGGAGGTGGACGACGTCTTCGCCGCGGTCGAGGCGCTCAAGCGCGCCGCCACCTCCGGCCAGACCATCCAGCGCTACAAGGGGCTCGGCGAGATGAACCCCGAGCAGCTCTGGGAGACCACCATGGACCCGGCCAAGCGGACGCTGCTCCAGGTCCGCGTGGACGACACCATCGACGCCGACGAGGTGTTCTCGGTGCTGATGGGCGACGCGGTGGAGCCGCGGCGCGAGTTCATCGAGAAGCACGCCCTCGACGTGCAGAACCTCGACATCTAG
- a CDS encoding 3-oxoacyl-ACP synthase III family protein: MPRTAFAAIGTYVPPRVVTNHELATLMDTSDDWIRQRTGIEERHWVEPGVGASDLACEATKRALDQAGWQASDIEAIVYATLSSDHMFPGDGCFLNAKLGIPGVPAVDIRNQCTGFLYGLSIADAWIRTGQYRRVLLVGSEVHSTGLDVSTRGRDTAVIFGDGAGAALLEATDDPGRGVLATRLHADGRFARDLWTDAPGSVYSPRANQAQIDSGAIYPHMEGQKVFKHAVVKMPEVVREALDATGLTAADVKLLVPHQANLRISEMVQRSLGLPDERVFNNIQKYGNTTAASIPLCLAEGVAARGVARGDLVALAAFGAGFTWASALVRW, from the coding sequence ATGCCGCGCACCGCCTTCGCCGCCATCGGCACCTACGTCCCGCCGCGCGTGGTCACCAACCACGAGCTCGCGACGCTCATGGACACGAGCGACGACTGGATCCGCCAGCGCACCGGGATCGAGGAGCGGCACTGGGTGGAGCCGGGCGTCGGCGCCTCCGACCTCGCGTGCGAGGCGACGAAGCGCGCGCTCGACCAGGCCGGCTGGCAGGCGAGCGACATCGAGGCCATCGTCTACGCCACCCTCTCGTCCGACCACATGTTCCCGGGCGACGGCTGCTTCCTCAACGCCAAGCTCGGCATCCCGGGCGTGCCCGCGGTGGACATCCGGAACCAGTGCACCGGGTTCCTCTACGGCCTCTCCATCGCCGACGCCTGGATCCGCACGGGCCAGTACCGGCGCGTGCTCCTCGTCGGCAGCGAGGTCCACTCCACCGGCCTCGACGTCTCCACGCGCGGGCGCGACACCGCCGTCATCTTCGGCGACGGCGCCGGGGCGGCGCTGCTCGAGGCGACCGACGATCCGGGGCGCGGCGTGCTCGCGACGCGCCTGCACGCCGACGGCCGCTTCGCGAGGGACCTCTGGACCGACGCGCCCGGCTCGGTCTACAGCCCGCGCGCCAACCAGGCGCAGATCGACTCCGGCGCCATCTACCCGCACATGGAGGGCCAGAAGGTCTTCAAGCACGCGGTGGTGAAGATGCCGGAGGTGGTGCGGGAGGCGCTCGACGCGACCGGCCTCACCGCCGCCGACGTGAAGCTCCTCGTGCCGCACCAGGCGAACCTGCGCATCAGCGAGATGGTGCAGCGGTCGCTCGGCCTGCCGGACGAGCGGGTCTTCAACAACATCCAGAAGTACGGGAACACCACCGCCGCCAGCATCCCCCTCTGCCTCGCCGAGGGCGTGGCGGCGCGCGGCGTGGCGCGCGGCGACCTCGTCGCCCTGGCGGCGTTCGGGGCGGGCTTTACTTGGGCCAGCGCGCTGGTACGCTGGTGA
- a CDS encoding zinc metalloprotease codes for MLAQVGEAVRVAAACRPERAPAQDRPSYAFNKDRGQYNAAAVLRRLAALRGRRDGLPVLGITDADLFEPESPYVLGDADRSDQSAVVSLARLRGEQPVPPEQLRHRVAAEAVHQLGHLLGLLHCQDSRCAMYPSQRPSDADRKQPALCRPCRAAAGLEG; via the coding sequence TTGCTCGCGCAGGTGGGCGAGGCGGTGCGCGTCGCCGCGGCGTGCCGGCCGGAGCGGGCGCCGGCGCAGGACCGGCCGAGCTACGCCTTCAACAAGGATCGGGGTCAGTACAACGCCGCCGCGGTGCTGCGCCGGCTGGCGGCGCTGCGCGGCCGGCGCGACGGGCTGCCGGTGCTCGGCATCACCGACGCCGACCTGTTCGAGCCGGAGAGCCCCTACGTGCTCGGCGACGCGGATCGGAGCGACCAGAGCGCGGTGGTGAGCCTGGCGCGGCTCCGGGGCGAGCAGCCGGTCCCGCCGGAGCAGCTCCGGCACCGCGTCGCGGCCGAGGCGGTCCACCAGCTCGGCCACCTCCTCGGGCTGCTGCACTGCCAGGACTCGCGCTGCGCCATGTACCCCTCGCAGCGGCCCTCGGACGCGGACCGGAAGCAGCCGGCGCTCTGCCGACCCTGCCGGGCGGCCGCCGGGCTGGAGGGGTGA
- a CDS encoding (Fe-S)-binding protein produces MSPIATTALILIAGSFFAFTVTRRFLPLLALRREDRLDRGGERLDSLLRFGFGQKRMVDPGEKRPGYLHVVVFAAFLVLALRTITLFGVGFTEGFHLPLLAPEAPFGRAYGFVKDVMVLGALVAASAFLYRRTVTRPDRITLSWEGNLILGFIIGLMLTDMAFDGAELAAAGRPFTWWAPAGSIAAAFFSFLNLSPETLRLVGLGGFWLHLAIILTFGNFLPYGKHFHILTALPNVYLRALPPASAALRKLDLESETASFGTQTVKDLSWKEALDVYSCTECGRCQTHCPTYVTGKPLSHKEVNRAVKHHLIEKAPELARLAVSKDAAEKEALAGALPPLVGNVLPAETVWACTTCGWCETACPVLIENIPRLVDLRRHQVLVESSFPDEAARMFKGVETQGNPWGIGSNRRTEWCEDLEVPRAADGGDFEYLFFVGCAGAFDDRQKKVSRAIVRILRAAGVKFAILGEEETCNGEAARRLGNEYLYQQQAQANVDKFHERGVKKVLVQCPHCLNTIKNEFPQFGGRFEVVHHTELIAGLLAARRITPAQADGLGGARVTFHDPCYLARHNGVVDAPRDALRTVPGIDLVEMARSGRQGFCCGAGGGRMWLEEKLGTRVNQNRVAEAAATLGEAGGVVATGCPFCLTMVKDGINETGREDRLKVMDVAEIVAAGLR; encoded by the coding sequence ATGAGCCCGATCGCCACCACCGCCCTGATCCTCATCGCCGGCTCGTTCTTCGCGTTCACCGTGACGCGCCGCTTCCTGCCGCTCCTCGCCCTCCGCCGGGAGGACCGGCTCGACCGCGGCGGCGAGCGGCTCGACTCGCTGCTCCGGTTTGGCTTCGGCCAGAAACGGATGGTCGATCCCGGCGAGAAGCGGCCGGGCTACCTGCACGTCGTCGTCTTCGCCGCGTTCCTCGTCCTGGCGCTCCGGACCATCACGCTCTTCGGGGTGGGGTTCACGGAGGGGTTCCACCTGCCCCTCCTCGCGCCCGAGGCGCCCTTCGGCCGGGCCTACGGGTTCGTGAAGGACGTGATGGTGCTCGGCGCTCTCGTGGCCGCCTCCGCCTTCCTCTACCGGCGCACGGTCACCCGGCCGGACCGGATCACCCTCTCCTGGGAGGGCAACCTCATCCTCGGCTTCATCATCGGGCTCATGCTCACCGACATGGCCTTCGACGGCGCCGAGCTCGCGGCGGCGGGGAGACCGTTCACCTGGTGGGCGCCGGCCGGATCGATCGCCGCGGCCTTCTTCTCGTTCCTGAACCTCTCGCCGGAGACGCTCCGCCTCGTGGGGCTGGGCGGCTTCTGGCTCCACCTCGCCATCATCCTCACCTTCGGGAACTTCCTCCCCTACGGGAAGCACTTCCACATCCTCACCGCCCTGCCGAACGTCTACCTGCGCGCGCTGCCGCCCGCGTCGGCGGCGCTCCGGAAGCTCGACCTCGAGAGCGAGACCGCGAGCTTCGGCACGCAGACCGTGAAGGACCTCTCCTGGAAGGAGGCGCTCGACGTCTACAGCTGCACCGAGTGCGGCCGGTGCCAGACCCACTGCCCCACCTACGTGACCGGCAAGCCCCTCTCGCACAAGGAGGTGAACCGCGCGGTGAAGCACCACCTCATCGAGAAGGCGCCGGAGCTGGCCCGGCTCGCGGTCTCGAAGGACGCGGCCGAGAAGGAGGCGCTCGCGGGCGCGCTCCCGCCGCTCGTCGGCAACGTGCTCCCGGCCGAGACGGTCTGGGCCTGCACCACCTGCGGCTGGTGCGAGACCGCCTGCCCGGTCCTCATCGAGAACATCCCCCGGCTCGTGGACCTGCGGCGCCACCAGGTGCTCGTCGAGTCGTCCTTCCCCGACGAGGCGGCGCGCATGTTCAAGGGGGTGGAGACGCAGGGCAACCCGTGGGGCATCGGCTCCAACCGGCGCACCGAGTGGTGCGAGGACCTCGAGGTGCCGCGAGCCGCGGACGGCGGCGACTTCGAGTACCTCTTCTTCGTGGGCTGCGCCGGCGCGTTCGACGACCGGCAGAAGAAGGTGTCGCGGGCCATCGTGCGCATCCTGCGGGCCGCCGGCGTGAAGTTCGCCATCCTCGGCGAGGAGGAGACCTGCAACGGCGAGGCGGCCCGGCGGCTCGGGAACGAGTACCTCTACCAGCAGCAGGCGCAGGCCAACGTGGACAAGTTCCACGAGCGCGGGGTGAAGAAGGTGCTGGTGCAGTGCCCGCACTGCCTCAACACCATCAAGAACGAGTTCCCGCAGTTCGGCGGCCGCTTCGAGGTGGTGCACCACACCGAGCTCATCGCCGGGCTGCTCGCGGCGCGCCGGATCACGCCGGCGCAGGCCGACGGGCTCGGCGGGGCGCGGGTCACCTTCCACGACCCCTGCTACCTCGCGCGCCACAACGGTGTGGTGGACGCGCCGCGCGACGCGCTGCGCACCGTGCCGGGGATCGACCTCGTCGAGATGGCGCGCAGCGGGCGGCAGGGCTTCTGCTGCGGCGCGGGCGGCGGGCGGATGTGGCTCGAGGAGAAGCTCGGGACGCGGGTGAATCAGAACCGGGTGGCCGAGGCGGCGGCCACGCTCGGGGAGGCGGGCGGGGTGGTCGCGACCGGCTGCCCGTTCTGCCTCACCATGGTGAAGGACGGCATCAACGAGACCGGGCGCGAGGACCGGCTCAAGGTGATGGACGTCGCCGAGATCGTGGCGGCCGGGCTGCGGTAG